The genomic stretch TCAACGTCGTGGGTGACGAAGTGGGCCAGGTGATGACGCCCGTTCCCAATCCCCAGGACCCGCGCTCCCTGGTCACCATCGGCCTGGGGGATGGCGCGGCCCTCACCGTGCTATGGCCGCGCGTGCCGGAAGACCCCTTCCTCACGGGCACCCGCTCGGACCCGAACTCCAACTCCATCGTCGCCAAGCTGACCTACGGCAAGACGGCCTTCCTCTTCACCGGGGACGCCGAACCGGACACCGAAGCCACGCTGCTGCGCAAGCCCATCAACCTCACCTCCACCGTGCTGAAGGTGGCCCACCACGGCGGGCGGCACTCGTCCACCGCGGACTTCCTGGCCGCGGTGAAGCCCCAGGCCGCCGTCATCTCCGTGGGCGCGAAGAACGACTACGGCCACCCTACCTCCGCGGTGCTGGAGCGCCTGCGCGCGGTGAAGGCCACCGTGTTCCGCACCGACCAGGACGGCGAGGTGGTGGCGACCAGCGACGGCAACGTCGTCTCCCTGCGCGCGGAGAAGCGCGGAGGGGCGTCGGAGCTGGTTCCCGGAGGACTGAAGCCGGGCCCGGTCGCGCTCGGGCCCATCACCCGGGGAACGCGCCGGACCAGCACGCCCCGTGGGCGCGGCGCCGCGTCCGCCCCGGCGGAGGCCCCCGGCACCGACACCACGCAACGCGGCGCGGACGCGTCCCGATACTTCAGCCTCAAGGGCAGCAAGGTGTTTCACAAAGAGAGCTGCCGGACCCTGAAGCGCTCCAAGTCGGACCGCACCGCCTATTCGAGCCGCGCCGAAGCCATGCGCGAGCGCCGCCCCGCCGAGGACTGCCATCCATGAGCTTCCGCCCGCGCTTCGTCCTCGCCGTCCTGCTGGCTCTGGCGGCCTGCAAGGAACCGCCGCCACCTCCCCCGCAGCCGGCGGCCACGCGCCCGGCGGAGCCCCCTCGGCGCTACTTCGGTGGCACCCCGGACGGGAAGCTCCACGTCTACTTCTTCGACGTGGGCCAGGGCGACGCCGCGCTCATCGTGTCGCCAGACGGGTATACGGCGCTGGTGGACACAGGCCCCGCTTCCGCGGCGGAGCACCTGGTGAACCGGCTGCCCGAGCTGCTCACGCAGCGGCTGGACCTGGTGGTGCTCACCCACCCGCATTCGGACCACCATGGCGCGCTGGAGCCGGTGTTGAAGCGCGTGGGCGCCAGGCAACTGCTGGAGCCGCAGCTGGGCGCCACGCCCAAGGCCTATGACGCCCTGCTCGGCGCCGTGGCCAGCCAGGGCGTGGAGTTCATCTCTCCGTCCCCCTCCCCCGCTACGCCCAACGCGCTCCAGCGGCTGCCCCTGGGCGCGGGCGTGTCCCTCACGGTGCTGTGGCCGCGCGCGCCCACCGAGCCGCTGCTCGACGTGCCCGAGGCCGCGCTGGAGGCCAACTCCGTCATCCTCCGGCTCACCTATGGGGACACCGCGGTGCTCTTCATGGCGGACGCGCATGCCCGGACGGTGGACCACCTGCTGGCGCGCAATGCCCCCATGCAGGCCACGCTGCTCAAGGTGGCCGCGCACGGCACCGAAGGGCCCACCACCGCCGCCTTCCTGTCGGCGGTGGGGCCTCGCGCCGCCGTCATCTCCGCGGGCGAAGG from Myxococcus xanthus encodes the following:
- a CDS encoding ComEC/Rec2 family competence protein; this translates as MSFVRWLALLVLLLASIPGLALAQSAGQPLTVHFFDVGQGDAALIISPTGKTVLIDSGPPDARHRLEQRLRELVKEPLDLAILTHPHLDHLGGMSTALRSVGARRFMDPGFDHPSEAYRDLLNVVGDEVGQVMTPVPNPQDPRSLVTIGLGDGAALTVLWPRVPEDPFLTGTRSDPNSNSIVAKLTYGKTAFLFTGDAEPDTEATLLRKPINLTSTVLKVAHHGGRHSSTADFLAAVKPQAAVISVGAKNDYGHPTSAVLERLRAVKATVFRTDQDGEVVATSDGNVVSLRAEKRGGASELVPGGLKPGPVALGPITRGTRRTSTPRGRGAASAPAEAPGTDTTQRGADASRYFSLKGSKVFHKESCRTLKRSKSDRTAYSSRAEAMRERRPAEDCHP
- a CDS encoding ComEC/Rec2 family competence protein; its protein translation is MSFRPRFVLAVLLALAACKEPPPPPPQPAATRPAEPPRRYFGGTPDGKLHVYFFDVGQGDAALIVSPDGYTALVDTGPASAAEHLVNRLPELLTQRLDLVVLTHPHSDHHGALEPVLKRVGARQLLEPQLGATPKAYDALLGAVASQGVEFISPSPSPATPNALQRLPLGAGVSLTVLWPRAPTEPLLDVPEAALEANSVILRLTYGDTAVLFMADAHARTVDHLLARNAPMQATLLKVAAHGTEGPTTAAFLSAVGPRAAVISAGEGNLIGAPAPATLKQLEATGAQVFRTDLHGEVQVVSDGKTLVVTPQRLSAGVPEDTRYSYLGLGTPMPRDAALAGDPRRSTGRSGTRDVSGKQPTGKMYTLSLDDPTDEGAPSRAGSRSRSGSSDSGAVKVGTYVGSVRSDVFHRPTCRNVVKIKSSNLVTFSSREEASRGRRPARDCNP